The bacterium genome contains the following window.
TGAATTCCGCCATGCTGATTGGCGGATAAATGGTTAAATAACTTAACCAATCGACCCGCCGCATCGAAGATCTTTAGCTCGGCCTTCTGCGCATCCGGCCCGACGCTATACGCGATCTGCAAGCGGCCATTGAACGGATTCGGCATCAACGACAAGCCAAATACCACACTGCCGCCCGCCGTCTGCTCTGCCACAGCGATCAACCGGTGCAGGTTG
Protein-coding sequences here:
- a CDS encoding FlgD immunoglobulin-like domain containing protein, which gives rise to MAEQTAGGSVVFGLSLMPNPFNGRLQIAYSVGPDAQKAELKIFDAAGRLVKLFNHLSANQHGGIQPVNQVVWDGSDDVGRSVPAGVYFIRLAVGPVGESDGQEVIEKAILLR